Genomic DNA from Wolbachia endosymbiont of Aedes albopictus:
AGACATTGAAGCTAAAATTTTACCAATTCTAAACGCTATAAAGAAAGTCAGAAGTCAGCTATCAAAAAAAAAGCCTCTTATAGGATTTGCTGGTGGCCCATGGACAGTAGCTTCATATATCATAGAAGGTGGAAGCAGCAAAACTTTTTCCAAAATATTAAATTTTTACCCTCCGTATTTGAAGGAAATAATTGAACGAATAACGGAAGCAACGATTATTTATCTAATTAAACAGATAGAATTTGGAGCAGATGTTATTCAGCTATTTGACAGTAATGCTGGTGCATTATCGGAACCATTGTTTAAAGAATATGTTATCGAACCAACAAAGAGAATTACCTTGGCAATCAAGGATAGATTTTCTGATTTTCCAATAATAGGATTTCCAAGGTCTGCTGGAAATCTTTATAAGAATTACTACGAACAAACAGGTGTATCTGCAGTAAGTATAGATTATAATGTTCCAATAGAATGGGCGAAAGCGAATTTAAAAATCCCTCTACAAGGAAATCTTAATCCTAATCTTTTAGCCTATAATAAAACGGAAGCAATAAAAGAAGCAAAGCGTATAATGGATTGTTTTAGAGGCTTGCCTTTCATATTTAATCTTGGACATGGAGTACTTCCTAATACTCCAGTTGAAAATATTGCTGAGTTAGTGAATTTGGTAAAAAGCTACTAATACAATACACAAAATTCCTAGCTTTTTTGCTGTACAGGGTTTATCATTTGAATTTAGCTTCAGTAAGATATGTCAGACCTTGCAAAAAGAATGTCCCTAATAAAACCATCACCTACGATTGCTGTAACTGATAAGGCAAATAAGTTGAAAAATGAAGGAAAAAAGATCTGTGTTTTAGCTGCAGGAGAACCGGATTTTGATACTCCAGATCATATAAAAAAAGCAGCTATTCAGGCAATAAGTGAAGGTAAAACTAAGTATACTGCTGTTGATGGAACGCGTGAGCTGAAAGAAGCAATAATTAATAAGTTAAGAAGGGATAATAACCTCGAGTACACGTTTAACCAAATCTGTGTTGGTACTGGCGCTAAGCAGGTGTTATTCAATTTGTTTATGGCAACAATTAACTCTGGAGATGAAGTTATTATTCCAGCTCCTTATTGGGTTTCATATGTTGATATGGTAAATCTTTTTGGGGGCTTACCAGTTGTAGTGGAATGCAAACAAAATTTTAAACTGACAGCGGAATTATTGAAAAGCAGGATAACTAAAAAGACTAAATGGTTAATTCTTAACTCACCGAACAATCCCGCAGGAGTTGTGTACACATATGATGAATTGAAAGACATAGCACAAATATTGCTTGAATATCCACATGTGAATGTCGTTACAGATGATATTTATGAGCATATAATATACGACGAAAAGTTTTTTACTATCACTCAGGTTGAGCCGAAGCTTTACAACAGAGTTTTTGTAGTCAATGGAGTGTCAAAAGCCTATGCAATGACAGGCTGGAGAATAGGGTATATTGCAGGTAGAAGTGATGTAGTAAAAGCCATCTCTACGCTGCAGTCTCAGAGCACTTCTAACCCAAATTCGATAGCACAAGCAGCAGCAGCAGCAGCATTAAACGGTGACCATAGTTTTTTGAAAGAAAGAACAAGGATTTTTAAGAGTCGTAGAGATTTTATGGTGAAAAAGCTAAATTCTGCTCCGGGATTATCAGCATCCATTCCGCAAGGCGCATTTTATTTATTTGTCTCGTGTGAAGGATTGCTCAGTAAGAGTACAAAAAGTGGTAAAGTAATAAATAATGATCTTGATTTCACTGAATACCTGCTAGAGGATCATTTAGTTGCTGTGGTTCCAGGGATTGCGTTTGGTCTAGAAAATTTTGTCAGAATTTCTTATGCAACCTCTCAGGAACAATTAGAAATTGGATGTGATGGTATTACTAAAGCGTGTCGGGAGTTAAAATGAAATAGACTATCCATAAATTACCCATTTCACCACGTCAAAAATATTCACTAAGGTTATCTTGAATGTTCTAACTTGTATTTTTCTATGGAAGGCGTTTTTATTGAGTGAGCAAGTGTCTTTCTAATATTGAATTCCTCATTTTTTTCATTTCGTTGCAGTAAGTTAATGTTATTTATTTTATTTACTAAATCTTTCCCTTTCTCCAGAGTCTTTAAATCACTTTCGTTAATGTGATGTTCATTGTAAAATTCTGCAACAATTTCTTTTCTTTTCGGGTGAGTATTTAAAAATTCCGACACCTGATGTTTAGCAACAGCTTGAATAAATTTCTTATTAAATCTTGAATCTTTATATAGATTTTCCAAACTTTTGTCATAATGTTTTGCTTCGTTTATAGTGAGTTTTATTATCTCTTCTATGCCACTTAGAAGTTCCCTATACAATTTGTCATATCTATTGCCTGACACATGTGTAGCGAATGTTTGTTCAATGTATTTTGTTATGTAATTTTGCAATGTATTATCTATTGTGCTTATGTTCATCAACCTACCTCAATGTTATATTAACTATTTTACATGTAGAAAGGTTAATATTGAGTTAATAGGATACTTATGAAGTCAAATTTTACTGAAAGTTATGGTATTTAATATATAATTGTTAGCATGAAATAAAAACATAAATAAAATGGATCTTGTAACAAAAGTGAAGCTCAAGATAAAGATGAATAAGGGCAAAATCATAAATATACTTATCATTTGTGGTGTAATTTTTTTCATATACCTTATTCATGAGCCAGTTGTAGATATGGTAGAAAAAATTATAAGTAAAATAAAAGGTCTCTTTTAAAAATAGAAAAAGTGAACTTTTTCCATCATCCAAACTTGAACCTGGAAAATTTAGTTAATGCATAAACTACTTATGTTGGCTACGAGTTCAACTGTATAAAATTCCGGTGAATTAAAATAAGTATTCATAAAAATATTGTTTTCTATAAACAGAGTATCTATAATACTAGCTTTGAGGTAAAGTATTGCAGAGGAATTTTTTAATCTGGTTGTTGGCGTCACTGTTTTATGCGTACCAATATATATTACGCGTAATACCAAACATAATTGCACCTGAATTAATAACAAAATTTAATATAAGTATTGTAGATGTTGGTCAGTTTGGTGGGCTGTATTATATAGGCTATACGCTTGCTCACATACCTGTTGGTCTTGCTCTTGATAGATTTGGGCCAAAGTTTGTTTTGCCTGCATGCATTGTCTTGACATTTACTGGGACATTGCCGCTGATATGTTTTGATGAGTGGTATTACTCAATACTTGGTAGAATAATTGTCGGAATTGGATCATCTGCTTCAGCAATTGGTCTCTTCAAAGTTGCAAGCATGTATTTTTCACAAGAAAAATCAGCAAGAATGGCTAGCTTGTCTATAGTAATAGGGTTACTAGGAGCTATTTATGGTGGATTGCCTCTAGATTTCTTGCTCAATAAATTTGGTTGGAATTATGTCATATACACTTTCTCAGCGTTTGGTTGTTTGCTTGCTCTGCTGTTGGTTTTAATAACACCAAGCAGTAGTTCAGAAGAAAGTGCAAGTGACAATATATTCCAAGATTTAAAAACTGTGCTTTTCAACAAACATATCATTCTAATCAGTTTTTTTGGTGGCTTAATGGTTGGGCCACTAGAAGGTTTTGCTGATGGTTGGGCAAAAGCGTTCTTATGTGAAGCATATCAAATGACTGGAGATCTGGCATCTTCACTTTCTTCGCTTATGTTTATAGGTATGGGAACTGGATCATTCTTTTTAGCTTACTTGCTCGAGAAATGTCCAGACAAACATTATGAAGTGATTATTGCGTGTTCTTTTGCTATGATTGCTAGCTTCCTCTTACTTTTCACGCAAGCTGGTGGTTTATATATTGCACTACCTGCACTTCTTGTTATCGGCTTTGCGTCTGGGTATCAGGTAATTACTATTTACAAAGCAATAAGTTATGTGAACAGTAACTTGGTAGGTTTAGCCACAGCTATATCAAACATGATAGTTATGGTTTTTGGCTATTTTTTTCATACAGGAATTGCAAAAATAATAGATTTATGTTGGAATGGAATGGTAGTACAAGGAAATCCTGTGTATGGTACTGAGTTACTAGTAAAAGCAATATCAATTATTCCTGTATGTTTGCTTTTAGCTGTTTTTGGATTTATGTGGTTAAAGAAAAGTTCTTATGACAAGTGTTTCAGAAAGGATTTGTGACTCTAAAAGTAGTCTGAAGTCTTTTGATAATGAAGTTTATCAATCTATAGAGAAAGAATTGCAGCGTCAAAAGTCGCAGTTGCAACTGATTGCATCAGAAAACTTTGCAAGTAAAGCAGTGATGGAAGCGCAGGGCTCTTTTCTGACTAATAAGTATGCAGAAGGGTATCCTGGCAAAAGGTATTACTGCGGCTGTGAGCATGTGGATAAAGTTGAAAATCTAGCTATAGAGAGGCTTTGCAAACTGTTTGGTGTTAAGTTTGCAAATGTTCAACCTCACTCTGGTTCTCAGGCAAATCAAGCAGTATTTGCTTCACTGCTTACTCCGGGCGATACGATACTTGGATTATCGCTGAGTTGTGGTGGCCATCTAACTCATGGTGCAACACCTAGCCTTTCTGGTAAGTGGTTTAAGTCAGTTCAGTATACAGTTAACAAAGACACTTATCTGCTCAATATGGATGAGATAGAAAAGCTTGTGCTGGAGCATAAACCCAAATTGATCATAGCTGGCGCTTCTGCTTATCCAAGGAAAATGGACTTCAAACGTTTTCGCGAAATTGCAGATAAAGTTGGTGCTTATTTGCTTGCGGACATTTCTCACTATGCGGGACTTATTGCAGCAGGTGAATATCCGTCTCCTGCTGAATATGCACATGTTATGACTTCCACAACTCATAAAACTCTGCGAGGTCCTCGTGGTGGGGTGGTGATGACAAATGATGAAGCATTACACAAAAAAATTCAATCTGCAGTTTTTCCAGGATTGCAGGGCGGGCCACTTATGCATGTAATAGCTGCAAAAGCTGTTGCATTTAAAGAAGCATTAGCGCCAGAGTTTAAAACTTATAGCAAGAAAATCGTGGAAAATGCGAAAGTACTAGCTCAAGAATTGCAAAAGCATGGACTCAACATTATAACCGGTGGCACTGACTCTCATATAGTGCTAGTTGACTTAAGATCGCAGAAATTAACTGGAAAAGACGTTGTAGATAGCCTTGAGAGGGCTGGCATTACCTGCAATAAAAACTCTGTGCCATTTGATACAGAGAAGCCAACCATCACCTCAGGGATCCGTTTTGGCACCGCTGCTGAGACAACACGGGGACTTGAGGCAGAAAATTTTAAAGAGATAGCCAGCCTAGTAAATGAAGTGGTTCAGGGGTTAATCAGCGGAAATAGCTCAAGTGTCGAAAAAGCAGTAAAAACTAAAGTTGAAAGGATTTGTAGTAATTTTCCTATTTATTAATTTATGTGGTGTCATGCAAGTAGCTGGTAGAAACGGAAAAAGTTGCTTGACAAACTCCGCCAGCCCCCTTATTGTAGTATTAAGGTTATTTATGACTCAAAACTTGTTTTTGACCTGCAGGCTCAATGACAAAATTCAGTAAAAAACTCAGAGTATTTATTGGCGGATTACATAAAATTATAGCGGCTGCATGTCTTTTTTATTTTTTCTACATTCAGCCAAATCGCGCTTATTTTAAGCGTTGGCACATTATTACAGCGCCACTTACAGTAATATAGAGTCAAAACTCGCTACTCGGGGCTTCTTTTGCCTTTTTTTTTATTTGGTAAATTTCTTAATATTTATAACTAAACGACAACCGTCGTTCCGCTATGTATTAGCGGATGAGATACCGCGAATGAATCGCGGTATGACGGTTCACGGTCGCATGACGATAAGCTCGTCATCCCGCTGCTTGTTAGCGGGATCTATTGCCAAGATACCGCGAATGAATCGCGGTATGACGGTTCGCGGTGGCATGACGGTTCGTGGCGCTATAGCAATTCGTCATCCCGCTGCTTGTTAGCGGGATCTATTGCCGAGATACCGCGAATGAATCGCGGTATGACGGTTCGTGGCGGCATGACGGTTAAGCAATTCGTCATCCCGCTACGTGTTAGCGGGATACTTGATCTTTACAGGGATGACGGTTGTCGTTTAGCCACAAACATTAAGAAATTTACCAAATGAAAAAAAAGGCAAAAGAAGCCCTGGTCATTGTCTATTTTCAGTATTTGGCGTTTTTTAAATCTTAAACACTGCAATTTAGCTGCTTTTAAACGCAACTCACCTTAGTTTAAATGTTTAAGAAATTTACTAAGCAGAAAAAAAGGCAAAAGAAACCCCGCGTTAGCTAGTTGTCACTCTCTAATCCTGCAAATTGGCGTACTATACTGTCTTAAACAACTTATAAGCGCGTTTCAGCTTATATAGGTAAAAACCCAGAAATGTTGTGAAGACATAAGGTGCACATAGTGCAAAAAATTAAAAATAAGACGCCAACTACGTTGTTTTCTTGCTGTTTAATCTGCACAGATGAAGATAACTGAATACCTTCAGCTTCATAATAAGGGGGCTGGCGAGGCTTGTCAAGGAATTTTCTTATTTCATTTAAATTGCTTGTAACCTTCTTATACACTCGTCTTTACCAAGAATCACCATGATATCGATGATTCCAGGTGCATCCATTACTCCAGTTATAGGGGCACGTAATGAGTGGTATACACCGCTTACTTTCATATCATGTGATTTTGCACATTCCTTGATCTGAGAAGATAAAAAACCCTTATTCCAATTTTCATCACCGATCTTTGACAGAAATGATGCGAGTAACTTAATTATATTGAGGTTAGATTTGACAATTTGACAAGCTTCTTCACTTAAATCAAGTGGCGGATCTTGAATATAAAACTTTGCTAAATCCAGCAGTTCGGTCAGGTAGTTTGCTCTTTTTTTTAGCTCTGTCAGTCCCTGCAGTAAATAGCCCTTTTTTTTGTCAGTTAGAGTATTTTCTCTAAGCATTAGAGTCAGAATATCTTCATTGCTCATATTACTAATATAGTGGTTATTCAAATGCTCCAGTTTTTTGAAATCGAGCCGTGCAGGTGAACGACCAATACTTTCTAAATTAAACCACTCTATTGCTTGCTCATCGCTAATAATCTCATCGTTGCCGTGACTCCAGCCAAGTCTCAGCAAGTAATTACGCATCGCTTTTGGCAATATTCCCATCTTTTCATAATCGCAAACGCTTGTGGCACCATGCCTTTTGGATAGCTTATTCCCATCTTCCCCATGGATAAGCGGCACATGTGCAAAGCGTGGAATGTCAAAATCAAGAGCCTGGTATATTAGTAGTTGTTTAAAGGTATTAGTAAGATGGTCAGAACCACGTATTATATCAGTTATTCCAGCATCATGATCGTCAATTACGACAGCAAAAATATATGTTGGAGTGTTATCAGAGCGTAAGATCACTATATCATCAAGCTGGTTGCTATTTACTTTGATTTGGCCGTATATTTTGTCATCAATGACGATCTCTTGCGAGTCTGGCACTTTGAAACGGATAACTGACCTCACACCCGATGTCATTTCAGCGCGTGACCACATGTTTTCTTCTGGATCCCAGTGTCGGCTACTTGGATGACAAGAAGGAGGTTTTGTAGTACACTTATGCTTATATATCTTGCCCTCTTCTCTTGCTTTTATTTTCTTTTCTGCAACTTCATCCTTAGGGCAATAACAGTGATACGCCCTACCCTTCTCAACTAAAAGGTTTGCTACTTCTTTATGCCGCTCTATTCTTTTTGACTGATATACTATTTCTCCATCATAACTCACACCGAGCCATTTTAGCCCTTCTATAATTGCATCAATTGCTTCTTGTGTTGAACGTTTTCTGTCGGTGTCTTCAATCCTTAGCAAAAACCTGCCACCATGATGCTTTGCATAGAGCCAATTAAATAACGCAGTACGAGCCCCACCAATGTGCAAAAACCCTGTTGGTGATGGAGCGAATCTCGTGACTACGTCTGGCATGTTATTGTTACAGTAAAGTGTAGGCTATGATACCCAAAATCTACGTTTGTAACAATGTAGATTTTATTTATCCTGAGAGATTAAATTTTATTTATTTTCAATAAGTTGTGTTGTATAATTTAGTGTTGGTTAAATATAGCGAGGTATGTTATGGGTGACTTTTTTAAAGTTGCGAGAAGAAAAGATAGAGGTGAATTTGTCATGGCTTGCAAAGAGAACATTGCTTCTGTAACTATGCGTGACAGAAATGGAAATAATCCATTTCATATAGCAGCAAGGAACAGAATACT
This window encodes:
- the hemE gene encoding uroporphyrinogen decarboxylase; the encoded protein is MESSKTTIIEVIKKNEPGERVPIWLMRQAGRSLPEYRKAVENMNNFMEICYNTDLVTELTLQPVTRFDVDAAIIFSDILIIADVLGCDVNFLRNVGPRIKPIKNPKELKSLQDIEAKILPILNAIKKVRSQLSKKKPLIGFAGGPWTVASYIIEGGSSKTFSKILNFYPPYLKEIIERITEATIIYLIKQIEFGADVIQLFDSNAGALSEPLFKEYVIEPTKRITLAIKDRFSDFPIIGFPRSAGNLYKNYYEQTGVSAVSIDYNVPIEWAKANLKIPLQGNLNPNLLAYNKTEAIKEAKRIMDCFRGLPFIFNLGHGVLPNTPVENIAELVNLVKSY
- a CDS encoding pyridoxal phosphate-dependent aminotransferase, giving the protein MSDLAKRMSLIKPSPTIAVTDKANKLKNEGKKICVLAAGEPDFDTPDHIKKAAIQAISEGKTKYTAVDGTRELKEAIINKLRRDNNLEYTFNQICVGTGAKQVLFNLFMATINSGDEVIIPAPYWVSYVDMVNLFGGLPVVVECKQNFKLTAELLKSRITKKTKWLILNSPNNPAGVVYTYDELKDIAQILLEYPHVNVVTDDIYEHIIYDEKFFTITQVEPKLYNRVFVVNGVSKAYAMTGWRIGYIAGRSDVVKAISTLQSQSTSNPNSIAQAAAAAALNGDHSFLKERTRIFKSRRDFMVKKLNSAPGLSASIPQGAFYLFVSCEGLLSKSTKSGKVINNDLDFTEYLLEDHLVAVVPGIAFGLENFVRISYATSQEQLEIGCDGITKACRELK
- a CDS encoding MFS transporter — protein: MQRNFLIWLLASLFYAYQYILRVIPNIIAPELITKFNISIVDVGQFGGLYYIGYTLAHIPVGLALDRFGPKFVLPACIVLTFTGTLPLICFDEWYYSILGRIIVGIGSSASAIGLFKVASMYFSQEKSARMASLSIVIGLLGAIYGGLPLDFLLNKFGWNYVIYTFSAFGCLLALLLVLITPSSSSEESASDNIFQDLKTVLFNKHIILISFFGGLMVGPLEGFADGWAKAFLCEAYQMTGDLASSLSSLMFIGMGTGSFFLAYLLEKCPDKHYEVIIACSFAMIASFLLLFTQAGGLYIALPALLVIGFASGYQVITIYKAISYVNSNLVGLATAISNMIVMVFGYFFHTGIAKIIDLCWNGMVVQGNPVYGTELLVKAISIIPVCLLLAVFGFMWLKKSSYDKCFRKDL
- the glyA gene encoding serine hydroxymethyltransferase encodes the protein MTSVSERICDSKSSLKSFDNEVYQSIEKELQRQKSQLQLIASENFASKAVMEAQGSFLTNKYAEGYPGKRYYCGCEHVDKVENLAIERLCKLFGVKFANVQPHSGSQANQAVFASLLTPGDTILGLSLSCGGHLTHGATPSLSGKWFKSVQYTVNKDTYLLNMDEIEKLVLEHKPKLIIAGASAYPRKMDFKRFREIADKVGAYLLADISHYAGLIAAGEYPSPAEYAHVMTSTTHKTLRGPRGGVVMTNDEALHKKIQSAVFPGLQGGPLMHVIAAKAVAFKEALAPEFKTYSKKIVENAKVLAQELQKHGLNIITGGTDSHIVLVDLRSQKLTGKDVVDSLERAGITCNKNSVPFDTEKPTITSGIRFGTAAETTRGLEAENFKEIASLVNEVVQGLISGNSSSVEKAVKTKVERICSNFPIY
- the gltX gene encoding glutamate--tRNA ligase → MPDVVTRFAPSPTGFLHIGGARTALFNWLYAKHHGGRFLLRIEDTDRKRSTQEAIDAIIEGLKWLGVSYDGEIVYQSKRIERHKEVANLLVEKGRAYHCYCPKDEVAEKKIKAREEGKIYKHKCTTKPPSCHPSSRHWDPEENMWSRAEMTSGVRSVIRFKVPDSQEIVIDDKIYGQIKVNSNQLDDIVILRSDNTPTYIFAVVIDDHDAGITDIIRGSDHLTNTFKQLLIYQALDFDIPRFAHVPLIHGEDGNKLSKRHGATSVCDYEKMGILPKAMRNYLLRLGWSHGNDEIISDEQAIEWFNLESIGRSPARLDFKKLEHLNNHYISNMSNEDILTLMLRENTLTDKKKGYLLQGLTELKKRANYLTELLDLAKFYIQDPPLDLSEEACQIVKSNLNIIKLLASFLSKIGDENWNKGFLSSQIKECAKSHDMKVSGVYHSLRAPITGVMDAPGIIDIMVILGKDECIRRLQAI